A single region of the Marinobacter salinisoli genome encodes:
- a CDS encoding DUF2333 family protein: MPGKISQYFRDKKDDVQDYAGAARGGVFGKFVLIVLAIYLLVTIVLGMFWSSEPDTFSVREHTRTLASQMEREPITGFATTATMIRIAETLLEKPGGYIYNDIFPPGLWLDNMPNWEYGALVQLRDFSRAMRKDISRSQSQSAEDRDLSIAEPQFHFNAGSWAIPSTEAEYRRGIRALKRYLNRLSDPEQADAQFFARADNLSNWLADLETRLGSLSRTLGESIGKASVSDAVSNVSDENPLDEEVGGLSVKTPWTEIDDVFYEARGSAWALLHIFRAVEVDFRKVLRDKNAMASVKQVIIELEGANSSMWSPVVLNGSGFGVLANHSLTMAAYLSRANAAISDMRDLLSRG, encoded by the coding sequence ATGCCAGGCAAAATCAGTCAGTATTTCAGGGACAAGAAAGACGATGTGCAGGATTACGCCGGTGCTGCGCGCGGGGGCGTGTTTGGCAAATTTGTCCTGATTGTCCTGGCCATTTATCTGCTGGTGACCATTGTTCTGGGGATGTTCTGGAGCAGCGAACCGGATACTTTCTCGGTGCGCGAGCACACCCGGACCCTGGCCAGCCAGATGGAGCGTGAACCGATCACCGGTTTTGCCACCACCGCCACCATGATCCGGATTGCCGAAACGCTGCTGGAGAAGCCGGGTGGTTACATTTACAACGATATCTTCCCGCCCGGGCTGTGGCTCGACAACATGCCGAACTGGGAATATGGCGCTCTGGTGCAGTTGCGCGATTTCTCGCGCGCCATGCGCAAGGACATCAGCCGGTCTCAGAGTCAGTCCGCTGAGGATCGCGACCTGAGCATTGCCGAGCCCCAGTTCCACTTTAACGCAGGTAGCTGGGCCATTCCCTCCACCGAAGCCGAGTATCGCCGGGGTATCCGGGCGCTCAAGCGCTACCTGAACCGGCTTTCCGACCCAGAGCAGGCCGATGCCCAGTTCTTCGCCCGGGCCGATAACCTGAGTAACTGGCTGGCGGACCTGGAAACCCGGCTGGGCAGTCTGTCTCGTACTCTGGGTGAGAGTATCGGCAAAGCATCGGTATCGGATGCAGTATCCAATGTCTCCGACGAGAATCCGCTTGATGAGGAAGTGGGCGGTCTGTCAGTGAAAACCCCCTGGACTGAAATTGACGATGTGTTCTACGAAGCGCGAGGCAGCGCCTGGGCGCTACTGCACATCTTCCGTGCCGTCGAGGTGGATTTCCGTAAGGTCCTGCGAGACAAGAATGCCATGGCCAGCGTCAAGCAGGTCATCATCGAGTTGGAAGGCGCGAACAGTTCCATGTGGAGCCCGGTCGTACTGAACGGGAGCGGATTCGGGGTGCTCGCCAACC